The Kitasatospora setae KM-6054 genome contains a region encoding:
- a CDS encoding pyridoxal phosphate-dependent decarboxylase family protein gives MYAAPDRMHKPDNELVDLVFGYMRERLQYDPVPLDHPGDGAHLREALAGLLNDHGNNPADVLKLYDHELSRAVISADSPRYLSFIPCAPTKAALLFDMVVSCASLQGISWLEAAGAIAAENQVLRLIADRAGLPASAGGTFVSGGSAGNLSALVVARDTARRRLGVGPEARLRIAVADQVHSSVKNTFNIIGVEPLLVPAVDRRLTGPALRAALAADPHPETVIAVVGTAGTTNEGIIDDLAGIAEVARDHDLWFHVDGAYGGAGLFAPSIRDRYAGIEHADSFVVDPHKWLFAPFDCAALLYREPRLARAVHTQDASYLDVLHTEGDEWNPTDYAYHLTRRARGLPLWFSLAVHGVQAYTDAIEAGLRLARDTARLIRDTEHLELLHDPQLSAVCFRRKGWTHDDYYRWSRRLLADQIGFVTPTGWDGETVARFAFLHPGTTMETVEEILATMA, from the coding sequence GTGTACGCAGCCCCCGACCGCATGCACAAGCCGGACAACGAACTGGTCGACCTGGTCTTCGGCTACATGCGCGAACGCCTGCAGTACGACCCCGTCCCGCTCGACCACCCCGGCGACGGCGCCCACCTGCGGGAGGCCCTCGCCGGGCTGCTGAACGACCACGGCAACAACCCCGCCGACGTGCTCAAGCTCTACGACCACGAGCTCTCCCGCGCCGTCATCTCCGCCGACAGCCCGCGCTACCTCTCCTTCATCCCCTGCGCCCCGACCAAGGCCGCGCTGCTCTTCGACATGGTGGTCTCCTGCGCCTCCCTGCAGGGCATCTCCTGGCTGGAGGCGGCCGGCGCGATCGCCGCCGAGAACCAGGTGCTCCGGCTGATAGCGGACCGGGCCGGCCTGCCCGCGAGCGCCGGCGGCACCTTCGTCTCCGGCGGCTCGGCCGGCAACCTCTCCGCCCTCGTCGTCGCCCGCGACACCGCGAGGCGCCGGCTCGGCGTCGGGCCGGAGGCCCGGCTGCGGATCGCCGTCGCCGACCAGGTGCACTCCTCGGTCAAGAACACCTTCAACATCATCGGCGTCGAGCCCCTCCTCGTCCCCGCCGTCGACCGCCGCCTCACCGGCCCCGCGCTGCGCGCCGCCCTCGCCGCCGACCCCCACCCCGAGACCGTCATCGCCGTCGTCGGCACCGCCGGCACCACCAACGAGGGCATCATCGACGACCTGGCCGGCATCGCCGAGGTCGCCCGCGACCACGACCTCTGGTTCCACGTCGACGGCGCGTACGGCGGCGCCGGCCTCTTCGCCCCCTCCATCCGCGACCGCTACGCCGGCATCGAGCACGCCGACAGCTTCGTCGTCGACCCGCACAAGTGGCTGTTCGCCCCCTTTGACTGCGCCGCGCTGCTCTACCGCGAACCGCGCCTGGCCCGCGCCGTCCACACCCAGGACGCCTCCTACCTGGACGTCCTGCACACCGAGGGCGACGAGTGGAACCCCACCGACTACGCCTACCACCTCACCCGCCGCGCCCGCGGCCTGCCGCTCTGGTTCTCGCTCGCCGTCCACGGCGTCCAGGCGTACACCGACGCGATCGAGGCCGGCCTCCGCCTCGCCCGCGACACCGCCCGGCTGATCCGCGACACCGAGCACCTCGAACTGCTGCACGACCCGCAGCTCTCCGCCGTCTGCTTCCGCCGCAAGGGCTGGACCCACGACGACTACTACCGCTGGTCCCGCCGGCTGCTCGCCGACCAGATCGGCTTCGTCACCCCCACCGGCTGGGACGGCGAGACCGTCGCCCGCTTCGCCTTCCTGCACCCGGGCACCACGATGGAGACGGTCGAGGAGATCCTCGCCACCATGGCGTGA
- a CDS encoding Lrp/AsnC family transcriptional regulator — MSSHRPPDPDPGPVRPDLDDTDRLLIEHLSRDGRASYAEIGLLANLSATAVRRRIDRLRARGAVRGFTVVLDPALLGWRTEAFVEVYCRARTSPEELLATLRQFPEVAAAWTVTGDPDALVHLRAADTRHLEAVIERIRKEPGVQRSRSSVVLSQLL; from the coding sequence ATGAGCAGCCACCGGCCGCCCGATCCCGACCCCGGGCCCGTCCGGCCGGACCTCGACGACACCGACCGGCTGCTGATCGAACACCTCAGCCGCGACGGCCGGGCCTCCTACGCCGAGATCGGCCTGCTCGCCAACCTCTCCGCCACCGCCGTCCGCCGCCGGATCGACCGGCTGCGGGCGCGCGGCGCGGTCCGCGGCTTCACCGTCGTCCTCGACCCCGCGCTGCTCGGCTGGCGCACCGAGGCGTTCGTCGAGGTCTACTGCCGCGCCCGCACCTCGCCCGAGGAACTGCTCGCCACCCTGCGCCAGTTCCCCGAGGTCGCCGCCGCCTGGACGGTCACCGGCGACCCCGACGCGCTCGTCCACCTGCGCGCCGCCGACACCCGCCACCTCGAAGCCGTCATCGAACGCATCCGCAAGGAGCCCGGCGTCCAGCGCAGCCGCTCCTCCGTGGTCCTCTCCCAGCTGCTCTGA
- a CDS encoding NADP-dependent oxidoreductase codes for MKAIAIHRYGGPDVAEYTELPDPKVGPDTVLVRTRAVGVNPVDWKIREGYLDGVLDSHFPLVMGFDLAGVVQAVGGAVTEYAPGDEVIGYVRKDVIERGTYAELVAAPVRTLARKPASLDWAQAGGLPTAGLTARQALVHALGLRRGETVLIHAAAGGVGSIACQVAVALGARVIGTAGEHNHTFLRGLGVEPVQYGPGLADRVRALAPEGVDAALDLIGGDAVETSIGLLKDPARIASVVDYTVTARGGRYVFTRPDPEDLAAVARLAEDGLLTVPVACTFPLSQAASAQALNAEGRTRGKIVLLVD; via the coding sequence ATGAAGGCAATCGCGATCCACCGCTACGGCGGCCCCGACGTGGCCGAGTACACCGAGCTCCCCGACCCGAAGGTCGGCCCCGACACCGTACTCGTCCGCACCCGGGCCGTCGGCGTCAACCCCGTCGACTGGAAGATCCGCGAGGGCTACCTCGACGGCGTCCTCGACTCGCACTTCCCGCTGGTCATGGGCTTCGACCTGGCCGGCGTCGTGCAGGCCGTCGGCGGCGCCGTCACCGAGTACGCCCCCGGCGACGAGGTCATCGGCTACGTCCGCAAGGACGTCATCGAGCGCGGCACCTACGCCGAACTCGTCGCCGCCCCCGTCCGCACCCTGGCCCGCAAGCCCGCCTCCCTCGACTGGGCCCAGGCCGGCGGCCTGCCCACCGCCGGGCTCACCGCCCGGCAGGCCCTGGTCCACGCGCTCGGGCTGCGCCGCGGCGAGACCGTGCTGATCCACGCCGCGGCCGGCGGCGTCGGCTCGATCGCCTGCCAGGTCGCCGTCGCGCTCGGCGCCCGGGTGATCGGCACCGCCGGCGAGCACAACCACACCTTCCTGCGCGGCCTGGGCGTCGAACCCGTCCAGTACGGCCCCGGCCTCGCCGACCGGGTCCGCGCGCTGGCCCCCGAAGGCGTCGACGCCGCGCTCGACCTGATCGGCGGCGACGCCGTCGAGACCTCGATCGGCCTGCTCAAGGACCCCGCCCGGATCGCCTCGGTGGTCGACTACACCGTCACCGCCCGCGGCGGCCGCTACGTCTTCACCCGCCCCGACCCCGAGGACCTCGCCGCCGTCGCCCGGCTCGCCGAGGACGGCCTGCTCACCGTCCCGGTCGCCTGCACCTTCCCGCTCAGCCAGGCCGCCTCCGCCCAGGCCCTCAACGCCGAGGGCCGCACCCGCGGCAAGATCGTCCTGCTGGTGGACTGA
- the nadA gene encoding quinolinate synthase NadA, whose product MSTTTETYGTDPAPSPLALLLLGREADPNSERGVECPGDLPAASDPDLVARARAAKEKLGDRVFILGHHYQRDEVIEFADVTGDSFKLARDAAARPEAEYIVFCGVHFMAESADILTSERQRVVLPDLAAGCSMADMATAEQVAECWDVLTEAGVADATVPVSYMNSSADIKAFTGRHGGTICTSSNAKRALEWAFEQGEKVLFLPDQHLGRNTAVLEMGVPLDECVLYNPHKPNGGLTAEQLRDAKMILWRGHCSVHGRFSVQSVDEVRERIPGVTVLVHPECKHEVVTAADMVGSTEYIIKALDAAEPGSKWAIGTELNLVRRLAKAHPDKEVVFLDRTVCFCSTMNRIDLPHLVWTLESLAEGRVPNVITVDAETERYAKAALDRMLALP is encoded by the coding sequence GTGAGCACCACCACCGAGACCTACGGCACCGACCCCGCGCCCTCGCCGCTCGCCCTGCTGCTGCTCGGCCGGGAGGCCGACCCGAACAGCGAGCGCGGCGTCGAGTGCCCCGGCGACCTGCCCGCCGCCTCCGACCCCGACCTGGTGGCGCGCGCCCGCGCCGCGAAGGAGAAGCTCGGCGACCGGGTCTTCATCCTGGGCCACCACTACCAGCGCGACGAGGTGATCGAGTTCGCCGACGTCACCGGCGACTCGTTCAAGCTCGCGCGGGACGCCGCGGCCCGGCCCGAGGCCGAGTACATCGTGTTCTGCGGCGTGCACTTCATGGCCGAGTCCGCGGACATCCTCACCTCCGAGCGCCAGCGGGTCGTGCTGCCCGACCTGGCGGCCGGCTGCTCGATGGCCGACATGGCCACCGCCGAGCAGGTCGCCGAGTGCTGGGACGTGCTGACCGAGGCGGGCGTGGCGGACGCCACCGTGCCGGTGTCGTACATGAACTCCTCGGCCGACATCAAGGCGTTCACCGGCCGGCACGGCGGCACCATCTGCACCTCGTCCAACGCCAAGCGGGCCCTGGAGTGGGCCTTCGAACAGGGCGAGAAGGTGCTGTTCCTGCCGGACCAGCACCTGGGCCGGAACACCGCGGTGCTGGAGATGGGCGTCCCGCTGGACGAGTGCGTGCTCTACAACCCGCACAAGCCGAACGGCGGGCTGACCGCCGAGCAGCTGCGGGACGCGAAGATGATCCTGTGGCGCGGGCACTGCTCGGTGCACGGCCGGTTCAGCGTGCAGTCGGTGGACGAGGTCCGCGAGCGGATCCCGGGCGTGACCGTGCTGGTGCACCCGGAGTGCAAGCACGAGGTGGTCACCGCCGCCGACATGGTGGGCTCGACCGAGTACATCATCAAGGCGCTGGACGCCGCCGAGCCCGGCTCGAAGTGGGCGATCGGCACCGAGCTGAACCTGGTCCGCCGGCTGGCCAAGGCGCACCCGGACAAGGAGGTCGTCTTCCTCGACCGCACGGTGTGCTTCTGCTCGACCATGAACCGGATCGACCTGCCGCACCTGGTGTGGACGCTGGAGTCGCTGGCCGAGGGCCGGGTCCCCAACGTGATCACGGTGGACGCCGAGACCGAGAGGTACGCCAAGGCCGCGCTGGACCGGATGCTGGCCCTGCCGTAA
- the pspAA gene encoding PspA-associated protein PspAA — MIMRVLGEGQFEVAEADLNRLNQLDDDLLQAVEAGDEAAFRSALGTLLAAVREVGTPLPPESLEPSDLILPDAEASLEQVRELLRDEGDGLIPGLPE; from the coding sequence ATGATCATGCGGGTCTTGGGTGAGGGGCAGTTCGAGGTCGCCGAGGCCGACCTGAACCGGCTGAACCAGCTGGACGACGACCTGCTCCAGGCCGTCGAGGCGGGGGACGAGGCGGCCTTCAGGTCGGCGCTCGGCACCCTGCTGGCGGCGGTCCGCGAGGTGGGCACGCCGCTGCCGCCGGAGTCGCTGGAGCCGTCCGACCTGATCCTGCCGGACGCCGAGGCGTCCCTGGAGCAGGTCCGCGAACTCCTGCGGGACGAGGGCGACGGCCTGATCCCCGGCCTCCCGGAGTAG
- a CDS encoding PspA/IM30 family protein encodes MSDGIMKRMGLIFRSKANKALDRAEDPRETLDYSYQKQLELLQKVRRGVADVATSRKRLELQLTQLQQQSAKYEDQGRKALSLGREDLAREALTRKANLQSQITDLETQYQALQAEEEKLTLASQRLQAKVDAFRTKKETIKATYTAAQAQTRIAESFSGISEEMGDVGLAIQRAEDKTAQMQARAGAIDELLASGALDDASGLGRKDDIEAELERVAGGSDVELELARMKAELTGGSPASQPQAIEQGKNDTPPPTINYQK; translated from the coding sequence ATGAGCGACGGAATCATGAAGCGTATGGGGCTGATCTTCCGCTCCAAGGCGAACAAGGCCTTGGACCGGGCGGAGGACCCGCGCGAAACGCTCGACTACTCCTACCAGAAGCAGCTGGAACTGCTGCAGAAGGTGCGCAGGGGCGTCGCCGACGTGGCCACCTCCCGCAAGCGCCTGGAGCTCCAGCTGACCCAGCTGCAGCAGCAGTCCGCCAAGTACGAGGACCAGGGCCGCAAGGCGCTCTCCCTCGGCCGGGAGGACCTCGCCCGCGAGGCGCTCACCCGCAAGGCCAACCTGCAGTCCCAGATCACCGACCTGGAGACGCAGTACCAGGCCCTGCAGGCCGAGGAGGAGAAGCTCACGCTCGCCTCCCAGCGCCTCCAGGCCAAGGTGGACGCCTTCCGCACCAAGAAGGAGACCATCAAGGCCACCTACACCGCCGCGCAGGCGCAGACCCGGATCGCGGAGTCCTTCTCCGGCATCTCCGAGGAGATGGGCGACGTCGGCCTGGCGATCCAGCGCGCGGAGGACAAGACCGCGCAGATGCAGGCCCGCGCGGGCGCGATCGACGAGCTGCTGGCCTCCGGCGCGCTCGACGACGCCAGCGGCCTCGGCCGCAAGGACGACATCGAGGCCGAGCTGGAGCGGGTGGCCGGCGGCAGCGACGTCGAGCTGGAGCTGGCCCGGATGAAGGCCGAGCTGACCGGCGGCAGCCCCGCCTCCCAGCCGCAGGCGATCGAGCAGGGGAAGAACGACACCCCGCCGCCCACCATCAACTACCAGAAGTAA
- a CDS encoding DUF3043 domain-containing protein, producing MFRRRSDESAASSSTVTLTKEDEKQARDPQAPKGRPTPKRSEAEANRKTRVTVPKDRKEAAKQARERMRAEREKQRTALLEGDERALPARDKGPVRRYVRDFIDSRWVTAEFFLPYAVVVLVLSITKINYLQLLSTLLFMVFFVVVILDFVRIGFTLRKNLAERFPNQDTRGAVMYGLMRTLQMRRLRLPKPMVKRGERP from the coding sequence GTGTTCCGACGCCGCTCTGATGAATCCGCCGCCTCCTCCTCCACCGTCACCCTGACGAAGGAGGACGAGAAGCAGGCCCGCGACCCGCAGGCTCCCAAGGGCCGGCCCACGCCCAAACGCAGTGAGGCCGAGGCCAACCGGAAGACCCGGGTCACCGTCCCCAAGGACCGCAAGGAGGCCGCCAAGCAGGCCCGCGAGCGGATGCGCGCCGAGCGCGAGAAGCAGCGCACCGCGCTGCTGGAGGGCGACGAGCGCGCCCTGCCCGCGCGCGACAAGGGGCCGGTGCGGCGCTACGTCCGCGACTTCATCGACTCCCGCTGGGTCACGGCCGAGTTCTTCCTGCCGTACGCGGTCGTCGTGCTGGTGCTCAGCATCACGAAGATCAACTACCTGCAGCTGCTCTCCACGCTGCTGTTCATGGTCTTCTTCGTGGTCGTCATCCTGGACTTCGTCCGGATCGGCTTCACGCTGCGCAAGAACCTGGCCGAGCGCTTCCCCAACCAGGACACCCGCGGCGCGGTCATGTACGGCCTGATGCGCACCCTGCAGATGCGCCGGCTGCGGCTGCCCAAGCCGATGGTCAAGCGGGGCGAGCGGCCCTGA
- a CDS encoding methyltransferase domain-containing protein produces the protein MLDVGCAEGVQALRLARAGHFVTGIDPDPTTLGVAHQALAAEPAEVRERVQLLTGDGHQVGRWFGPRSFDLVLCHGTLMYLPDPEPMLASVARILAPGGLLSLLVRNGDALAMRAGLMGDWRACQDAFDSTRYTNRLGLPARADRLAELGGTLAGFAVPVRHWYGVRVFTDTMPDEAAPVDGRQLAQLLDAEERAGKQDPYRQVAALLHVVAGK, from the coding sequence GTGCTGGACGTGGGCTGCGCCGAGGGCGTCCAGGCGCTCCGGCTGGCCCGGGCCGGCCACTTCGTCACCGGCATCGACCCGGACCCGACCACCCTCGGCGTCGCGCACCAGGCGCTGGCCGCCGAGCCGGCGGAGGTCCGCGAGCGGGTCCAGCTGCTGACCGGCGACGGCCACCAGGTGGGCCGCTGGTTCGGGCCGCGCAGCTTCGACCTGGTGCTCTGCCACGGCACCCTGATGTACCTGCCGGACCCGGAGCCGATGCTCGCCTCGGTGGCGCGCATCCTGGCCCCGGGCGGGCTGCTCTCGCTGCTGGTCCGCAACGGCGACGCGCTGGCCATGCGGGCCGGGCTGATGGGCGACTGGCGGGCCTGCCAGGACGCCTTCGACTCCACCCGGTACACCAACCGGCTCGGCCTGCCCGCCCGCGCCGACCGGCTCGCCGAGCTGGGCGGCACGCTGGCCGGCTTCGCCGTCCCCGTCCGCCACTGGTACGGCGTGCGGGTCTTCACCGACACCATGCCGGACGAGGCGGCCCCGGTCGACGGCCGGCAGCTCGCCCAGCTGCTGGACGCCGAGGAGCGGGCCGGCAAGCAGGACCCGTACCGGCAGGTCGCCGCGCTGCTGCACGTGGTCGCCGGGAAGTGA
- a CDS encoding nicotinate-nucleotide--dimethylbenzimidazole phosphoribosyltransferase: protein MDTTVDLDTFSSLVERPDEGARRGAEERWQQLAMPRDGLGRLQELGAWLASARGERELRPLTSTRVLLFAADHGVAALGVSTLEPRGGTADRVRAVLDGTAPVAVLARRYGADVRVVDIAVDADPNEFPEDVVRHRVRRGSGRIDVEDALTADETARAFRTGMAIADEEADAGTDLVLLGDLGVGATTVAAVLIGALCGTDAAAVTGRGSGVDDRTWMVKCATVRDALRRARPVLGDQLALLGATGGADFAAITGFLLQAAVRKLPVVLDGVVSAACALVAQRIAFRSPEWWRAAALTGEPAQAKAYDRLTLTPLHETGVTMGEGVSAVLALPLLQAAGDTLAEPAAVPHAKPLPPRVPAKLPTAADLLDRY from the coding sequence ATGGACACCACCGTGGATCTCGACACTTTCTCCTCGCTCGTCGAACGCCCCGACGAGGGGGCGCGGCGCGGCGCCGAGGAACGCTGGCAGCAGCTCGCCATGCCGCGCGACGGCCTGGGCCGGCTGCAGGAGCTGGGTGCCTGGCTGGCGTCCGCCCGCGGCGAGCGGGAGCTCCGCCCGCTGACCAGCACCCGGGTGCTGCTGTTCGCCGCCGACCACGGCGTCGCCGCGCTCGGCGTCTCCACCCTGGAGCCGCGCGGCGGCACCGCCGACCGGGTCCGGGCCGTGCTGGACGGCACCGCGCCGGTCGCCGTGCTGGCCCGCCGCTACGGCGCGGACGTCCGGGTGGTCGACATCGCCGTGGACGCCGATCCGAACGAGTTCCCCGAGGACGTCGTCCGGCACCGGGTCCGCCGCGGCTCCGGCCGGATCGACGTCGAGGACGCGCTCACCGCCGACGAGACCGCCCGGGCCTTCCGGACCGGCATGGCGATCGCCGACGAGGAGGCCGACGCCGGCACCGACCTCGTCCTGCTCGGCGACCTCGGGGTGGGCGCCACCACCGTCGCCGCCGTGCTGATCGGCGCGCTCTGCGGCACCGACGCCGCCGCCGTCACCGGCCGCGGCTCGGGCGTCGACGACCGGACCTGGATGGTCAAGTGCGCCACCGTCCGGGACGCGCTGCGCCGGGCCCGCCCGGTCCTCGGCGACCAGCTCGCGCTGCTCGGCGCGACCGGCGGCGCCGACTTCGCCGCGATCACCGGCTTCCTGCTGCAGGCCGCCGTCCGCAAGCTGCCCGTCGTCCTGGACGGCGTGGTCTCCGCGGCCTGCGCGCTGGTCGCCCAGCGGATCGCCTTCCGCTCCCCCGAGTGGTGGCGGGCCGCCGCGCTCACCGGCGAACCGGCCCAGGCCAAGGCCTACGACCGGCTGACCCTGACGCCGCTGCACGAGACCGGCGTCACCATGGGCGAGGGCGTCAGCGCCGTGCTGGCCCTCCCCCTGCTGCAGGCCGCCGGCGACACCCTCGCCGAACCGGCCGCCGTCCCGCACGCGAAGCCGCTCCCGCCGCGGGTGCCGGCCAAGCTGCCGACGGCGGCGGACCTGCTCGACCGCTACTGA
- a CDS encoding adenosylcobinamide-GDP ribazoletransferase, protein MSGEDAERTAGSPEGGSAAAGAAGGPARVGDGVRFAFGTLTVLRVRVHRWDRAAGGAAMLWAPAVGLVVGGAAGLAGALAAWRGGGLLGGVAVVAVGALLTRGLHLDGVADVADGLGSGKPAGDALRIMKQSDIGPFGVLTLLLLMLAQVAALAGEFAVSPGRGAVAAVVAAVAGRAALAWGCLRSVPAARPGGLGAMVAATVRPRAAVAVTVLVAAAAAAVRWQSGVAAVAGVLAAGVLLRRCVRRFGGVTGDVLGALVETSATAALVAAALL, encoded by the coding sequence ATGAGCGGCGAGGACGCGGAGCGGACGGCGGGGTCCCCGGAGGGGGGCTCCGCCGCTGCGGGGGCCGCCGGGGGGCCCGCGCGGGTCGGGGACGGGGTGCGGTTCGCGTTCGGGACGCTGACGGTGCTGCGGGTGCGGGTGCACCGGTGGGACCGGGCGGCGGGCGGGGCCGCGATGCTGTGGGCGCCCGCGGTGGGCCTGGTGGTCGGCGGGGCGGCCGGGCTGGCCGGGGCGCTGGCGGCCTGGCGCGGCGGCGGGCTGCTGGGCGGGGTGGCGGTGGTGGCGGTCGGGGCGCTGCTGACCCGGGGGCTGCACCTGGACGGGGTGGCGGACGTCGCGGACGGGCTGGGCAGCGGGAAGCCGGCCGGGGACGCGCTGCGGATCATGAAGCAGTCGGACATCGGGCCGTTCGGCGTGCTGACGCTGCTGCTGCTGATGTTGGCTCAGGTCGCCGCGCTGGCCGGGGAGTTCGCGGTGTCGCCGGGGCGCGGGGCGGTGGCGGCGGTGGTCGCGGCGGTGGCGGGGCGGGCGGCGCTGGCCTGGGGCTGCCTGCGGTCGGTGCCGGCGGCCCGGCCGGGCGGGCTGGGGGCGATGGTGGCGGCGACCGTGCGGCCGCGGGCGGCGGTCGCGGTGACGGTGCTGGTGGCGGCGGCCGCGGCGGCGGTGCGCTGGCAGTCGGGGGTCGCGGCGGTGGCGGGGGTGCTGGCGGCCGGGGTGCTGCTGCGGCGGTGCGTCCGCCGGTTCGGGGGCGTGACCGGGGACGTGCTGGGGGCGTTGGTGGAGACGTCGGCGACGGCGGCCCTGGTGGCGGCCGCGCTGCTCTGA